Proteins found in one Camelus bactrianus isolate YW-2024 breed Bactrian camel chromosome 5, ASM4877302v1, whole genome shotgun sequence genomic segment:
- the SLC4A3 gene encoding anion exchange protein 3 isoform X1, with the protein MANGVIPPPGGASPLPQVRVPLEEPPLSPDMEEEDDDLGKTLAVSRFGDLISKPPAWDPEKPSRSYSERDFEFHRHTSHHTHHPLSARLPPPHKLRRLPPTSARQTRRKRKKEKTSAPPSEGTPPIQEEGGAGVDEEEEEEEEEEGESEAEPVEPPPSGSPPKAKFSIGSDEDDSPGLSGRAAFTKPSPPVGLSSDKSPQHSVSSPSPRARVSRVTGEKSRPWSPSASYDLRERLCPGSALGSPGGPEQQVPTDEAEAQMLGSADLDDMKSHRLEDNPGVRRHLVKKPSRTQGGRGSPGGLAPILRRKKKKKQLDRRPHEVFVELNELMLDRSQEPHWRETARWIKFEEDVEEETERWGKPHVASLSFRSLLELRRTIAHGAALLDLEQTTLPGIAHLVVETMIVSDQIRPEDRASVLRTLLLKHSHPNDDKDSGFFPRNASSSSVNSVLGNHHPTPSHGPDGAVPTMVDDLGEPAPLWPHDPEAKEKPLHMPGGDGHRGKSLKLLEKIPEDAEATVVLVGCVPFLEQPAAAFVRLNEAVLLESVLEVPVPVRFLFVMLGPNHTSTDYHELGRSIATLMSDKLFHEAAYQADDRQDLLSAISEFLDGSIVIPPSEVEGRDLLRSVAAFQRELLKKRREREQTKAEMTTQGGYVAPGKELSIELGGSEAAPEDDPLLRTGSVFGGLVRDVKRRYPHYPSDLRDALHSQCVAAVLFIYFAALSPAITFGGLLGEKTEGLMGVSELIVSTAVLGVLFSLLGAQPLLVVGFSGPLLVFEEAFFKFCRAQDLEYLTGRVWVGLWLVVFVLALVAAEGSFLVRYISPFTQEIFAFLISLIFIYETFHKLYKVFMEHPLLPFYPPGGALEAGQDLNGSVPSPTEGLPGPRNQPNTALLSLILMLGTFLIAFFLRKFRNSRFLGGKARRIIGDFGIPISILVMVLVDYSITDTYTQKLTVPTGLSVTSPHKRTWFIPPLGSARPFPPWMMVAAAVPALLVLILIFMETQITALIVSQKARRLLKGSGFHLDLLLIGSLGGLCGLFGLPWLTAATVRSVTHVNALTVMRTAIAPGDKPQIQEVREQRVTGVLIASLVGLSIVMGAVLRRIPLAVLFGIFLYMGVTSLSGIQLSQRLLLILMPAKHHPEQPYVTKVKTWRMHLFTCIQLSCIALLWVVKSTAASLAFPFLLLLTVPLRRCLLPRLFQDRELQALDSEDAEPNFDEDGQDEYNELHMPV; encoded by the exons ATGGCCAACGGAGTGATCCCGCCGCCCGGGGGCGCCTCCCCCCTACCCCAG GTCCGGGTGCCCTTGGAGGAGCCCCCTCTGAGCCCAGACATGGAGGAGGAGGACGATGACTTGGGCAAGACCTTGGCTGTGAGCAGGTTTGGGGACCTCATCAGCAAGCCCCCGGCCTGGGACCCCGAGAAGCCCAGCCGCAGCTACAGCGAGCGGGACTTTGAGT TTCACCGGCACACATCCCACCATACCCACCACCCGCTCTCGGCGCGCCTGCCTCCACCCCACAAGCTGCGGCGActgccccccacctctgcccggcaaaccaggaggaagagaaagaaggaaaaaacctctgctcctccctctgagGGGACCCCTCCCATCCAGGAGGAGGGGGGAGCCGGagtggatgaggaggaggaagaggaggaggaagaggaaggggaatcTGAGGCAGAACCCGTGGAGCCCCCACCCTCAGGGTCCCCACCAAAAGCAAAG TTTTCCATTGGAAGTGACGAGGATGACAGTCCCGGCCTCTCAGGGAGGGCTGCCTTCACCAAGCCCTCGCCGCCAGTGGGCCTGAGTTCCGACAAGAGCCCCCAGCACTCAGTCAG CTCCCCAAGTCCCCGGGCCCGTGTCTCCCGAGTCACTGGAGAGAAGAGTCGGCCCTGGAGCCCTTCGGCCAGCTATGACCTGCGGGAGCGGCTGTGCCCAGGCAGTGCCCTGGGCAGCCCGGGTGGCCCAGAGCAGCAGGTGCCCACTGACGAGGCGGAGGCCCAGATGCTGGGCTCCGCCGATCTGGATGACATGAAGA GTCACCGGCTGGAGGACAACCCTGGTGTGCGGCGGCACCTGGTGAAGAAGCCATCTCGGAcgcagggtgggaggggcagccccGGTGGCCTGGCCCCCATCCTGcgcaggaagaagaagaagaagcagctGGACCGGAGGCCTCATGAG GTGTTTGTGGAGCTGAACGAGCTGATGCTGGACCGCAGCCAGGAGCCCCACTGGCGGGAGACGGCCCGCTGGATCAAGTTTGAGGAGGACGTGGAGGAAGAGACGGAGCGCTGGGGGAAGCCCCACGTGGCCTCGCTCTCCTTCCGCAGCCTGCTAGAGCTCAGGAGGACCATCGCCCACG GAGCTGCCCTCCTGGACCTGGAGCAGACCACTCTCCCAGGCATCGCACATCTCGTGGTGGAGACCATGATCGTGTCTGATCAGATCCGGCCAGAGGACAGGGCCAGTGTCCTTCGCACCCTGCTACTGAAACACAG CCATCCCAATGATGACAAGGACAGTGGCTTCTTTCCCCGAAATGCGTCCAGCTCTAGTGTGAACTCGGTCCTGGGGAATCATCACCCAACCCCCAGCCATGGCCCTGACGGTGCAGTGCCTACCATGGTCGATGACCTGGGGGAGCCAGCCCCACTCTGGCCTCATGATCCTGAGGCCAAGGAG AAGCCCCTCCACATGCCTGGGGGAGATGGTCACCGGGGGAAAAGCCTGAAGCTGCTGGAGAAGATCCCTGAAGATGCTGAGGCTACTGTCGTGCTTGTGG GCTGTGTGCCTTTCCTGGAGCAGCCAGCGGCAGCCTTTGTGCGCCTGAACGAGGCTGTACTCTTGGAATCTGTGCTTGAGGTCCCCGTGCCGGTTCGCTTTCTCTTTGTGATGCTGGGGCCCAACCACACCAGCACTGACTATCACGAGCTTGGGCGTTCCATTGCCACCCTCATGTCTGACAAG CTGTTTCACGAGGCTGCCTACCAGGCAGACGACCGGCAGGACCTCTTGAGTGCCATCAGCGAGTTCCTGGATGGCAGCATCGTGATCCCCCCATCCGAGGTGGAGGGCCGGGACCTGCTGCGCTCCGTGGCTGCCTTCCAGCGCGAGCTGCTCAAGAAGCGGCGGGAGCGCGAGCAGACCAAAGCTGAGATGACCACTCAGGGTGGCTACGTGGCCCCCGGGAAAG AGCTGTCAATAGAGTTGGGGGGCTCCGAGGCGGCCCCCGAAGATGACCCCCTGCTGCGGACGGGCTCGGTGTTCGGGGGGCTTGTCCGGGACGTGAAGCGCCGGTACCCACACTACCCCAGCGACCTGCGGGACGCCCTGCACTCCCAGTGCGTGGCCGCCGTGCTTTTCATCTACTTCGCTGCCCTCAGCCCTGCCATCACCTTCGGGGGGCTGCtag GGGAGAAGACGGAGGGGCTGATGGGTGTGTCTGAGCTGATTGTGTCCACGGCTGTGCTTGGCGTCCTCTTCTCTCTGCTGGGGGCCCAGCCGCTGCTCGTGGTCGGCTTCTCTGGGCCACTGCTTGTCTTCGAAGAAGCCTTCTTCAAG TTCTGCCGAGCCCAGGACCTGGAGTACCTCACGGGCCGGGTGTGGGTGGGCCTCTGGCTGGTGGTCTTCGTCCTTGCCCTGGTAGCCGCGGAAGGCAGCTTCCTGGTCCGCTACATCTCGCCTTTCACCCAGGAGATCTTTGCCTTCCTCATCTCGCTCATTTTCATCTATGAGACCTTCCACAAGCTCTACAAG GTGTTCATGGAGCATCCACTGCTGCCATTCTACCCCCCTGGGGGAGCCTTGGAGGCTGGGCAGGACCTGAATGGGAGTGTCCCGTCTCCCACTGAGGGGCTGCCGGGCCCGAGGAACCAGCCCAACACGGCTCTGCTGTCCCTCATCCTCATGCTTGGGACCTTTCTCATCGCCTTCTTCCTACGCAAGTTCAGGAACAGCCGCTTCCTGGGTGGCAAG GCTCGCCGCATCATCGGGGACTTCGGCATCCCCATCTCCATTCTGGTGATGGTCCTGGTGGACTACTCCATTACAGACACTTACACACAG AAGCTGACAGTGCCCACGGGGCTCTCAGTGACCTCCCCCCATAAACGCACGTGGTTCATCCCGCCCCTGGGCAGTGCCCGTCCTTTCCCACCCTGGATGATGGTGGCAGCCGCCGTGCCTGCTCTCTTGGTCCTCATCCTGATCTTCATGGAGACACAAATCACTGC GCTCATCGTCAGCCAGAAGGCACGGAGGCTGCTCAAAGGCTCCGGCTTCCACCTGGACTTGCTTCTGATCGGCTCCCTGGGTGGGCTCTGTGGGTTGTTTGGGTTGCCCTGGCTCACGGCTGCCACCGTCCGCTCAGTCACCCATGTGAATGCACTGACCGTTATGCGCACTGCCATTGCGCCTGGCGACAAGCCCCAGATCCAGGAGGTGCGGGAGCAGCGGGTCACTGGAGTGCTCATCGCCAGCCTCGTGG gcctgTCCATCGTCATGGGGGCTGTGCTGCGCCGGATCCCGCTGGCCGTGCTCTTTGGGATTTTCCTGTACATGGGGGTCACATCACTGTCTGGTATCCAGCTGTCCCAGCGTCTGTTGCTTATCCTCATGCCAGCAAAACACCATCCTGAACAGCCCTATGTGACCAAG GTGAAGACCTGGCGGATGCACCTGTTTACCTGCATCCAGCTGAGCTGCATCGCACTGCTCTGGGTGGTCAAGTCCACGGCGGCCTCCCTCGCCTTCCCCTTCCTGCTTCTGCTCACGGTGCCACTGAGGCGCTGCCTTCTGCCCCGGCTCTTCCAGGACAGGGAGCTGCAGGCG CTGGACTCCGAAGATGCTGAACCAAACTTTGACGAGGACGGCCAGGATGAGTACAATGAGCTGCACATGCCAGTGTGA
- the SLC4A3 gene encoding anion exchange protein 3 isoform X2 — protein sequence MTSLLEEVTEPNGALSPGPGDTEGRSPPSPRDSLASEDLEMFVLDLEDYDLWESIRGELSPMAGGPACHRLEDNPGVRRHLVKKPSRTQGGRGSPGGLAPILRRKKKKKQLDRRPHEVFVELNELMLDRSQEPHWRETARWIKFEEDVEEETERWGKPHVASLSFRSLLELRRTIAHGAALLDLEQTTLPGIAHLVVETMIVSDQIRPEDRASVLRTLLLKHSHPNDDKDSGFFPRNASSSSVNSVLGNHHPTPSHGPDGAVPTMVDDLGEPAPLWPHDPEAKEKPLHMPGGDGHRGKSLKLLEKIPEDAEATVVLVGCVPFLEQPAAAFVRLNEAVLLESVLEVPVPVRFLFVMLGPNHTSTDYHELGRSIATLMSDKLFHEAAYQADDRQDLLSAISEFLDGSIVIPPSEVEGRDLLRSVAAFQRELLKKRREREQTKAEMTTQGGYVAPGKELSIELGGSEAAPEDDPLLRTGSVFGGLVRDVKRRYPHYPSDLRDALHSQCVAAVLFIYFAALSPAITFGGLLGEKTEGLMGVSELIVSTAVLGVLFSLLGAQPLLVVGFSGPLLVFEEAFFKFCRAQDLEYLTGRVWVGLWLVVFVLALVAAEGSFLVRYISPFTQEIFAFLISLIFIYETFHKLYKVFMEHPLLPFYPPGGALEAGQDLNGSVPSPTEGLPGPRNQPNTALLSLILMLGTFLIAFFLRKFRNSRFLGGKARRIIGDFGIPISILVMVLVDYSITDTYTQKLTVPTGLSVTSPHKRTWFIPPLGSARPFPPWMMVAAAVPALLVLILIFMETQITALIVSQKARRLLKGSGFHLDLLLIGSLGGLCGLFGLPWLTAATVRSVTHVNALTVMRTAIAPGDKPQIQEVREQRVTGVLIASLVGLSIVMGAVLRRIPLAVLFGIFLYMGVTSLSGIQLSQRLLLILMPAKHHPEQPYVTKVKTWRMHLFTCIQLSCIALLWVVKSTAASLAFPFLLLLTVPLRRCLLPRLFQDRELQALDSEDAEPNFDEDGQDEYNELHMPV from the exons ATGACGAGCCTGCTGGAGGAGGTCACAGAGCCCAATGGGGCACtgagccctgggcctggggacACTGAGGGCCGGAGCCCTCCTAGCCCTCGAGACTCGCTGGCCTCAGAGGACTTAGAGATGTTTGTGCTGGACCTCGAGGACTATGACCTGTGGGAATCCATCAGGGGCGAGCTGAGCCCCATGGCAGGGGGACCGGCTT GTCACCGGCTGGAGGACAACCCTGGTGTGCGGCGGCACCTGGTGAAGAAGCCATCTCGGAcgcagggtgggaggggcagccccGGTGGCCTGGCCCCCATCCTGcgcaggaagaagaagaagaagcagctGGACCGGAGGCCTCATGAG GTGTTTGTGGAGCTGAACGAGCTGATGCTGGACCGCAGCCAGGAGCCCCACTGGCGGGAGACGGCCCGCTGGATCAAGTTTGAGGAGGACGTGGAGGAAGAGACGGAGCGCTGGGGGAAGCCCCACGTGGCCTCGCTCTCCTTCCGCAGCCTGCTAGAGCTCAGGAGGACCATCGCCCACG GAGCTGCCCTCCTGGACCTGGAGCAGACCACTCTCCCAGGCATCGCACATCTCGTGGTGGAGACCATGATCGTGTCTGATCAGATCCGGCCAGAGGACAGGGCCAGTGTCCTTCGCACCCTGCTACTGAAACACAG CCATCCCAATGATGACAAGGACAGTGGCTTCTTTCCCCGAAATGCGTCCAGCTCTAGTGTGAACTCGGTCCTGGGGAATCATCACCCAACCCCCAGCCATGGCCCTGACGGTGCAGTGCCTACCATGGTCGATGACCTGGGGGAGCCAGCCCCACTCTGGCCTCATGATCCTGAGGCCAAGGAG AAGCCCCTCCACATGCCTGGGGGAGATGGTCACCGGGGGAAAAGCCTGAAGCTGCTGGAGAAGATCCCTGAAGATGCTGAGGCTACTGTCGTGCTTGTGG GCTGTGTGCCTTTCCTGGAGCAGCCAGCGGCAGCCTTTGTGCGCCTGAACGAGGCTGTACTCTTGGAATCTGTGCTTGAGGTCCCCGTGCCGGTTCGCTTTCTCTTTGTGATGCTGGGGCCCAACCACACCAGCACTGACTATCACGAGCTTGGGCGTTCCATTGCCACCCTCATGTCTGACAAG CTGTTTCACGAGGCTGCCTACCAGGCAGACGACCGGCAGGACCTCTTGAGTGCCATCAGCGAGTTCCTGGATGGCAGCATCGTGATCCCCCCATCCGAGGTGGAGGGCCGGGACCTGCTGCGCTCCGTGGCTGCCTTCCAGCGCGAGCTGCTCAAGAAGCGGCGGGAGCGCGAGCAGACCAAAGCTGAGATGACCACTCAGGGTGGCTACGTGGCCCCCGGGAAAG AGCTGTCAATAGAGTTGGGGGGCTCCGAGGCGGCCCCCGAAGATGACCCCCTGCTGCGGACGGGCTCGGTGTTCGGGGGGCTTGTCCGGGACGTGAAGCGCCGGTACCCACACTACCCCAGCGACCTGCGGGACGCCCTGCACTCCCAGTGCGTGGCCGCCGTGCTTTTCATCTACTTCGCTGCCCTCAGCCCTGCCATCACCTTCGGGGGGCTGCtag GGGAGAAGACGGAGGGGCTGATGGGTGTGTCTGAGCTGATTGTGTCCACGGCTGTGCTTGGCGTCCTCTTCTCTCTGCTGGGGGCCCAGCCGCTGCTCGTGGTCGGCTTCTCTGGGCCACTGCTTGTCTTCGAAGAAGCCTTCTTCAAG TTCTGCCGAGCCCAGGACCTGGAGTACCTCACGGGCCGGGTGTGGGTGGGCCTCTGGCTGGTGGTCTTCGTCCTTGCCCTGGTAGCCGCGGAAGGCAGCTTCCTGGTCCGCTACATCTCGCCTTTCACCCAGGAGATCTTTGCCTTCCTCATCTCGCTCATTTTCATCTATGAGACCTTCCACAAGCTCTACAAG GTGTTCATGGAGCATCCACTGCTGCCATTCTACCCCCCTGGGGGAGCCTTGGAGGCTGGGCAGGACCTGAATGGGAGTGTCCCGTCTCCCACTGAGGGGCTGCCGGGCCCGAGGAACCAGCCCAACACGGCTCTGCTGTCCCTCATCCTCATGCTTGGGACCTTTCTCATCGCCTTCTTCCTACGCAAGTTCAGGAACAGCCGCTTCCTGGGTGGCAAG GCTCGCCGCATCATCGGGGACTTCGGCATCCCCATCTCCATTCTGGTGATGGTCCTGGTGGACTACTCCATTACAGACACTTACACACAG AAGCTGACAGTGCCCACGGGGCTCTCAGTGACCTCCCCCCATAAACGCACGTGGTTCATCCCGCCCCTGGGCAGTGCCCGTCCTTTCCCACCCTGGATGATGGTGGCAGCCGCCGTGCCTGCTCTCTTGGTCCTCATCCTGATCTTCATGGAGACACAAATCACTGC GCTCATCGTCAGCCAGAAGGCACGGAGGCTGCTCAAAGGCTCCGGCTTCCACCTGGACTTGCTTCTGATCGGCTCCCTGGGTGGGCTCTGTGGGTTGTTTGGGTTGCCCTGGCTCACGGCTGCCACCGTCCGCTCAGTCACCCATGTGAATGCACTGACCGTTATGCGCACTGCCATTGCGCCTGGCGACAAGCCCCAGATCCAGGAGGTGCGGGAGCAGCGGGTCACTGGAGTGCTCATCGCCAGCCTCGTGG gcctgTCCATCGTCATGGGGGCTGTGCTGCGCCGGATCCCGCTGGCCGTGCTCTTTGGGATTTTCCTGTACATGGGGGTCACATCACTGTCTGGTATCCAGCTGTCCCAGCGTCTGTTGCTTATCCTCATGCCAGCAAAACACCATCCTGAACAGCCCTATGTGACCAAG GTGAAGACCTGGCGGATGCACCTGTTTACCTGCATCCAGCTGAGCTGCATCGCACTGCTCTGGGTGGTCAAGTCCACGGCGGCCTCCCTCGCCTTCCCCTTCCTGCTTCTGCTCACGGTGCCACTGAGGCGCTGCCTTCTGCCCCGGCTCTTCCAGGACAGGGAGCTGCAGGCG CTGGACTCCGAAGATGCTGAACCAAACTTTGACGAGGACGGCCAGGATGAGTACAATGAGCTGCACATGCCAGTGTGA